A stretch of the Perca fluviatilis chromosome 17, GENO_Pfluv_1.0, whole genome shotgun sequence genome encodes the following:
- the ptger4b gene encoding prostaglandin E receptor 4 (subtype EP4) b, whose protein sequence is MNSTAAAGRFQPPTIPAIMFIFGVAGNVIAIVVLRISRKEQKETTFYTLVCGLAVTDLLGTLLASPVTIATYVKGAWPGGDPLCQYSGFILLFFFLVQLSIVFAMSVERYLAINHAYFYNEYVNQKLAALTLLAIYISNVVFCALPSLGFGQVKLQRPGTWCFIDWQNNQTSVATFNLMYAGVNSVIVLVTVICNVMVCGALILMHKRFIRRTSLGTDQRRIAELRRRRSFGRLAGAEIQMVILLIATSAVVLICSIPLVWRIFVNQLYGNQTEEPFGLNKDLLAIRMASVNPILDPWIYILLRKTVVLKLMEKIKCLFCRMGGRGRSNGRQFRCADGGLSASIVSRDSPSLMSHELREMVNTSQTFLYPSEENTRRSFQAGAQGGSSPPEAQTLQGPQEVKGPQRELSQSDLEERVPGRPLKELPMCPKDPALHVTFTDENANLQEKCI, encoded by the exons ATGAACTCCACGGCAGCAGCGGGGAGATTTCAACCGCCCACCATCCCGGCGATTATGTTCATCTTTGGGGTGGCGGGGAATGTCATCGCCATAGTGGTCCTGCGGATATCACGAAAGGAACAAAAGGAAACGACTTTTTACACACTTGTGTGTGGCCTGGCGGTGACAGACCTCCTGGGCACACTGCTGGCCAGTCCTGTCACAATCGCCACATACGTGAAGGGCGCGTGGCCGGGAGGTGATCCACTGTGCCAGTACTCCGGCTTTAtcctgctcttcttcttcttggtcCAGCTCAGCATTGTGTTTGCAATGTCAGTGGAGagatacttggcaataaaccaTGCATATTTCTACAACGAGTACGTCAACCAAAAACTCGCTGCGCTGACTCTTTTGGCCATTTACATTTCCAACGTCGTGTTTTGCGCGCTGCCCAGCTTGGGTTTCGGGCAGGTGAAACTCCAGAGACCGGGGACCTGGTGTTTCATTGACTGGCAGAACAACCAAACATCGGTGGCGACTTTTAACTTGATGTACGCGGGTGTAAATTCAGTCATAGTGCTTGTCACTGTCATATGCAACGTGATGGTGTGCGGGGCTCTGATCCTGATGCACAAGCGGTTCATCCGCCGCACGTCTTTGGGCACGGACCAGAGGCGCATCGCGGAACTCAGGCGCAGACGGAGTTTCGGGCGACTAGCCGGAGCAGAGATTCAGATGGTGATCCTGCTTATAGCTACCTCCGCGGTGGTTCTCATCTGCTCCATACCTTTGGTG TGGAGGATCTTTGTGAACCAGCTGTACGGAAACCAAACAGAAGAGCCTTTCGGCTTGAATAAAGACCTGCTGGCCATCCGCATGGCCTCTGTCAACCCCATCTTAGACCCTTGGATCTACATCCTGCTGAGAAAGACAGTGGTCCTCAAGCTGATGGAGAAAATCAAGTGTCTGTTCTGCAGAATGGGTGGGCGGGGACGAAGCAACGGCAGGCAGTTCCGCTGTGCCGACGGCGGCCTCTCCGCCTCCATTGTCTCGCGAGATTCTCCTTCGCTGATGTCACATGAGCTGCGGGAAATGGTGAACACCTCACAGACCTTCCTGTACCCATCGGAGGAAAACACCAGGAGGTCATTTCAAGCAGGGGCACAGGGCGGCTCCAGTCCACCAGAAGCGCAGACGTTACAGGGCCCCCAGGAGGTCAAGGGGCCTCAGAGGGAGCTTTCACAGAGTGATTTAGAGGAAAGAGTACCAGGCAGGCCACTGAAAGAGCTTCCAATGTGCCCCAAGGACCCGGCTCTACATGTGACCTTCACGGACGAGAATGCAAACTTACAGGAGAAATGCATATAA